From the Panthera leo isolate Ple1 chromosome C1, P.leo_Ple1_pat1.1, whole genome shotgun sequence genome, one window contains:
- the EPHA10 gene encoding ephrin type-A receptor 10 isoform X6 — translation METGAGPHPLRLFVCLMPLCLALLLGPGRPGIAEEVILLDSKASQAELGWTALPSNGWEEISGVDEHDRPIRTYQVCNVLEPNQDNWLQTGWISRGRGQRIFVELQFTLRDCSSIPGAAGTCKETFNVYYLETEADLGRGRPRPGGSRPRKIDTIAADESFTQGDLGERKMKLNTEVREIGPLSRRGFHLAFQDVGACVALVSVRVYYKQCRATVRGLAAFPATAAESAFSTLVEVTGTCVAHSEGEPGSPPRMHCGADGEWLVPVGRCSCSAGFQERGDICEACPPGFYKLSSRRPLCSPCPEHSRALENASTFCVCQDSYARSPTDPPSASCTRPPSAPRDLQYSLSRSPLALRLRWLPPADSGGRSDVTYSLLCLRCGREGPAGACEPCGPRVAFVPRQAGLRERAATLLHLRPGARYTVRVAALNGVSGPAAAAGATYAQVTVSTGPGAPWEEDEIRRDRVEPQSVSLSWREPIPAGAPGANGTEYEIRYYEKVRVRVSRLTPR, via the exons ATGGAGACTGGTGCCGGCCCACATCCGTTGCGCCTGTTCGTCTGCCTGATGCCGCTCTGTCTGGCGTTGCTTTTGGGACCAGGGAGGCCCGGGATCGCCGAGGAAG TCATCCTCCTGGATTCCAAAGCCTCCCAGGCTGAGTTGGGCTGGACTGCACTGCCAAGTAATGGG TGGGAGGAGATCAGCGGCGTGGACGAGCATGACCGTCCGATCCGCACATACCAGGTGTGCAACGTGCTGGAGCCCAACCAGGACAACTGGTTGCAAACTGGCTGGATCAGCCGTGGCCGCGGGCAGCGCATCTTCGTGGAGCTGCAGTTCACACTGCGCGACTGCAGCAGCATCCCGGGCGCCGCGGGCACCTGCAAGGAGACTTTCAACGTCTACTACCTGGAAACAGAGGCTGACCTGGGCCGCGGGCGTCCCCGCCCAGGTGGCAGCCGGCCCCGCAAGATCGATACAATCGCTGCAGATGAGAGCTTCACGCAGGGCGACCTGGGAGAGCGCAAGATGAAGCTGAACACGGAGGTGCGCGAGATCGGTCCGCTCAGCCGGCGGGGTTTCCACCTGGCCTTTCAGGACGTGGGCGCATGCGTTGCGCTGGTCTCTGTGCGCGTCTACTACAAGCAGTGCCGCGCGACGGTGCGGGGCCTGGCGGCGTTCCCAGCCACCGCAGCTGAGAGTGCCTTCTCCACGCTGGTGGAGGTGACGGGAACGTGCGTGGCGCACTCAGAAGGGGAGCCCGGCAGCCCCCCGCGCATGCACTGTGGCGCTGATGGTGAATGGCTGGTGCCCGTGGGCCGCTGCAGCTGCAGTGCGGGATTCCAGGAACGTGGTGACATCTGTGAAG CCTGTCCCCCAGGGTTTTACAAGTTGTCCTCGCGTCGGCCGCTCTGCTCCCCGTGCCCAGAGCACAGCCGGGCCCTGGAAAACGCCTCCACGTTCTGCGTGTGCCAGGACAGCTACGCGCGCTCGCCCACCGACCCGCCATCGGCCTCCTGCACCC GGCCGCCGTCGGCGCCGCGGGACCTGCAGTACAGCCTGAGCCGCTCGCCGCTGGCGCTGAGGCTGCGTTGGCTGCCGCCCGCCGACTCGGGCGGCCGCTCGGACGTCACGTACTCGCTGCTGTGCCTGCGCTGCGGCCGTGAGGGCCCGGCGGGCGCGTGCGAGCCGTGCGGGCCGCGCGTGGCCTTCGTGCCGCGCCAGGCCGGGCTGCGGGAGCGCGCCGCCACGCTGCTCCACCTGCGGCCCGGGGCGCGCTACACCGTGCGCGTGGCGGCGCTCAACGGCGTGTCGGGCCCGGCTGCCGCCGCGGGAGCCACCTACGCGCAGGTCACCGTGTCCACGGGGCCCGGGG CGCCCTGGGAGGAGGATGAGATCCGGAGGGACCGAGTGGAGCCCCAGAGTGTGTCCCTGTCGTGGCGGGAGCCTATCCCTGCCGGAGCTCCCGGGGCTAACGGCACGGAGTACGAGATCCGATACTACGAGAAGGTGAG
- the EPHA10 gene encoding ephrin type-A receptor 10 isoform X5 — protein METGAGPHPLRLFVCLMPLCLALLLGPGRPGIAEEVILLDSKASQAELGWTALPSNGWEEISGVDEHDRPIRTYQVCNVLEPNQDNWLQTGWISRGRGQRIFVELQFTLRDCSSIPGAAGTCKETFNVYYLETEADLGRGRPRPGGSRPRKIDTIAADESFTQGDLGERKMKLNTEVREIGPLSRRGFHLAFQDVGACVALVSVRVYYKQCRATVRGLAAFPATAAESAFSTLVEVTGTCVAHSEGEPGSPPRMHCGADGEWLVPVGRCSCSAGFQERGDICEACPPGFYKLSSRRPLCSPCPEHSRALENASTFCVCQDSYARSPTDPPSASCTRPPSAPRDLQYSLSRSPLALRLRWLPPADSGGRSDVTYSLLCLRCGREGPAGACEPCGPRVAFVPRQAGLRERAATLLHLRPGARYTVRVAALNGVSGPAAAAGATYAQVTVSTGPGAPWEEDEIRRDRVEPQSVSLSWREPIPAGAPGANGTEYEIRYYEKVRSGRLPRGPPGRLRVSIPPLKCRPQGRALEREAGFREGWGPKGAALQQ, from the exons ATGGAGACTGGTGCCGGCCCACATCCGTTGCGCCTGTTCGTCTGCCTGATGCCGCTCTGTCTGGCGTTGCTTTTGGGACCAGGGAGGCCCGGGATCGCCGAGGAAG TCATCCTCCTGGATTCCAAAGCCTCCCAGGCTGAGTTGGGCTGGACTGCACTGCCAAGTAATGGG TGGGAGGAGATCAGCGGCGTGGACGAGCATGACCGTCCGATCCGCACATACCAGGTGTGCAACGTGCTGGAGCCCAACCAGGACAACTGGTTGCAAACTGGCTGGATCAGCCGTGGCCGCGGGCAGCGCATCTTCGTGGAGCTGCAGTTCACACTGCGCGACTGCAGCAGCATCCCGGGCGCCGCGGGCACCTGCAAGGAGACTTTCAACGTCTACTACCTGGAAACAGAGGCTGACCTGGGCCGCGGGCGTCCCCGCCCAGGTGGCAGCCGGCCCCGCAAGATCGATACAATCGCTGCAGATGAGAGCTTCACGCAGGGCGACCTGGGAGAGCGCAAGATGAAGCTGAACACGGAGGTGCGCGAGATCGGTCCGCTCAGCCGGCGGGGTTTCCACCTGGCCTTTCAGGACGTGGGCGCATGCGTTGCGCTGGTCTCTGTGCGCGTCTACTACAAGCAGTGCCGCGCGACGGTGCGGGGCCTGGCGGCGTTCCCAGCCACCGCAGCTGAGAGTGCCTTCTCCACGCTGGTGGAGGTGACGGGAACGTGCGTGGCGCACTCAGAAGGGGAGCCCGGCAGCCCCCCGCGCATGCACTGTGGCGCTGATGGTGAATGGCTGGTGCCCGTGGGCCGCTGCAGCTGCAGTGCGGGATTCCAGGAACGTGGTGACATCTGTGAAG CCTGTCCCCCAGGGTTTTACAAGTTGTCCTCGCGTCGGCCGCTCTGCTCCCCGTGCCCAGAGCACAGCCGGGCCCTGGAAAACGCCTCCACGTTCTGCGTGTGCCAGGACAGCTACGCGCGCTCGCCCACCGACCCGCCATCGGCCTCCTGCACCC GGCCGCCGTCGGCGCCGCGGGACCTGCAGTACAGCCTGAGCCGCTCGCCGCTGGCGCTGAGGCTGCGTTGGCTGCCGCCCGCCGACTCGGGCGGCCGCTCGGACGTCACGTACTCGCTGCTGTGCCTGCGCTGCGGCCGTGAGGGCCCGGCGGGCGCGTGCGAGCCGTGCGGGCCGCGCGTGGCCTTCGTGCCGCGCCAGGCCGGGCTGCGGGAGCGCGCCGCCACGCTGCTCCACCTGCGGCCCGGGGCGCGCTACACCGTGCGCGTGGCGGCGCTCAACGGCGTGTCGGGCCCGGCTGCCGCCGCGGGAGCCACCTACGCGCAGGTCACCGTGTCCACGGGGCCCGGGG CGCCCTGGGAGGAGGATGAGATCCGGAGGGACCGAGTGGAGCCCCAGAGTGTGTCCCTGTCGTGGCGGGAGCCTATCCCTGCCGGAGCTCCCGGGGCTAACGGCACGGAGTACGAGATCCGATACTACGAGAAGGTGAG